From a single Streptomyces sp. 1331.2 genomic region:
- a CDS encoding RecB family exonuclease codes for MQQTDTTSTTGAPVRPAAPPTGLSPSRAGDFLTCPLLYRLRVIDRLPEPPSAAATRGTLVHAVLERLFDSPAAERTPERALGLLRPQWERLLGERPELGSLFPDDPDGAALTRWLADAEKLVGQWFRLEDPTRLHPVERELYVETALDSGLLLRGYIDRVDVAPTGEVRLVDYKTGRAPSRDFEGKAMFQMKFYALVVWRWKGVIPKRLQLVYLGGGGDVVSYDPDEADLLAVERKLQALWERIGHAVATGDFPATRNRLCDWCDHQASCPEFGGTPPPYPLPLPLPPARTSEEDDPNGGSDDQGVS; via the coding sequence ATGCAGCAGACCGACACCACCAGCACCACCGGGGCCCCGGTGCGCCCGGCGGCGCCTCCGACCGGCCTGTCCCCGTCCCGGGCGGGGGACTTCCTCACCTGCCCCCTGCTCTACCGGCTGCGGGTGATCGACCGGCTGCCCGAGCCGCCGAGCGCGGCGGCGACCAGGGGCACGCTGGTGCACGCGGTGCTGGAGCGGCTGTTCGACAGCCCGGCGGCCGAGCGGACGCCGGAGCGGGCGCTGGGCCTGCTGCGCCCCCAGTGGGAGCGGCTGCTGGGAGAACGGCCGGAGCTGGGCTCGTTGTTCCCGGACGACCCGGACGGCGCGGCGCTGACCCGCTGGCTGGCGGACGCCGAGAAGCTGGTCGGCCAGTGGTTCCGGCTGGAGGACCCGACCCGGCTGCACCCGGTGGAGCGGGAGCTGTACGTGGAGACGGCCCTGGACTCGGGGCTGCTGCTGCGCGGCTACATCGACCGGGTGGACGTCGCCCCGACCGGCGAGGTCCGGCTGGTGGACTACAAGACCGGCCGGGCGCCCTCGCGGGACTTCGAGGGCAAGGCGATGTTCCAGATGAAGTTCTACGCACTGGTGGTGTGGCGCTGGAAGGGCGTGATCCCCAAGCGCCTCCAGCTGGTGTACCTGGGCGGCGGCGGGGACGTGGTCAGCTACGACCCGGACGAGGCCGACCTGCTCGCGGTGGAGCGCAAGCTGCAGGCGCTGTGGGAGCGGATCGGCCACGCGGTGGCCACCGGGGACTTCCCGGCCACCCGCAACCGCCTCTGCGACTGGTGCGACCACCAGGCCAGCTGCCCGGAGTTCGGCGGCACCCCGCCGCCGTACCCGCTGCCGCTGCCACTGCCGCCGGCCCGTACGTCGGAGGAAGACGATCCCAACGGGGGATCCGATGATCAAGGAGTGTCCTAG
- a CDS encoding site-2 protease family protein, producing the protein MTVSDSRGQQTSDQPPQDDGGRPTGKPPERSGGLLMGRPFGVPVYVTPSWFVIAALITWVFGGQLGDVLPDLGGARYLVAFSFAVAFYASVLVHELAHTLVALRYKLGVRRIQLQFFGGVSEIENEATTPWREFWLAFVGPLLSLALGGLFYLAVRAVDLATVPGVLLTGLMVSNLVVAAFNLLPGLPLDGGRMLRAVVWAVTGKAMTGTVVAAWVGRALAVAVLFGLPLVSAARGVERSTTDTLVDAVLAAVLAAIIWNGATGSVRNARLKEALPALRLRDLARRAVEVTADTPLGEAMRRAHEARAGAVVVVDGRGEPIAIVRESAVRGVPEHRRPWVAVGPLARDLEPGLRLDADLSGEELLRAVQATPAGEYLVIEADGRVYGVVALTDIEQRLTAAVAGR; encoded by the coding sequence ATCACGGTGAGCGACAGCAGGGGGCAGCAGACCTCCGACCAGCCACCGCAGGACGACGGCGGCCGCCCGACCGGGAAGCCGCCGGAGCGCAGCGGCGGCCTCCTGATGGGCCGGCCCTTCGGCGTGCCCGTCTACGTCACCCCCTCCTGGTTCGTCATCGCCGCGCTGATCACCTGGGTGTTCGGCGGGCAGCTCGGCGACGTGCTGCCCGACCTCGGCGGCGCCCGCTACCTGGTCGCGTTCTCCTTCGCGGTCGCCTTCTACGCCTCCGTCCTGGTGCACGAGCTCGCCCACACCCTGGTCGCGCTGCGTTACAAGCTCGGGGTGCGGCGGATCCAGCTGCAGTTCTTCGGCGGCGTCTCCGAGATCGAGAACGAGGCCACCACGCCCTGGCGGGAGTTCTGGCTGGCCTTCGTCGGCCCGCTGCTGTCCCTGGCGCTCGGCGGCCTGTTCTACCTCGCCGTACGGGCCGTGGACCTCGCCACCGTGCCCGGGGTGCTGCTCACCGGCCTGATGGTCTCCAACCTGGTCGTCGCCGCCTTCAACCTGCTGCCCGGCCTGCCGCTGGACGGCGGGCGGATGCTGCGCGCCGTCGTCTGGGCGGTCACCGGCAAGGCGATGACCGGCACCGTGGTCGCCGCCTGGGTCGGCCGGGCGCTGGCGGTCGCGGTGCTGTTCGGCCTGCCGCTGGTCAGCGCCGCCCGCGGGGTCGAGCGCAGCACCACCGACACCCTGGTGGACGCGGTGCTGGCCGCCGTGCTCGCCGCGATCATCTGGAACGGCGCCACCGGCAGCGTGCGCAACGCCCGGCTCAAGGAGGCGCTGCCCGCCCTGCGGCTGCGCGACCTGGCCCGGCGGGCCGTCGAGGTCACCGCCGACACCCCGCTCGGCGAGGCGATGCGCCGCGCCCACGAGGCCCGGGCCGGCGCGGTGGTCGTGGTGGACGGCCGGGGCGAGCCGATCGCCATCGTCCGCGAGTCCGCGGTCCGGGGCGTACCCGAGCACCGCCGCCCCTGGGTGGCCGTCGGCCCGCTCGCCCGCGACCTCGAACCCGGGCTGAGACTGGACGCCGACCTGAGCGGCGAGGAGCTGCTGCGGGCCGTCCAGGCCACCCCGGCGGGGGAGTACCTGGTGATCGAGGCGGACGGCCGGGTGTACGGCGTCGTCGCGCTCACCGACATCGAGCAGCGGCTGACCGCGGCCGTCGCCGGGCGGTGA
- a CDS encoding ferredoxin, translating into MSVTEQTAAATEALEVWIDQDLCTGDGICVQYAPEVFELDIDGLAYVKGPDDELRQQPGESAPVPLTLLQDVVDSAKDCPGDCIHVRRASDRVEVYGPDAE; encoded by the coding sequence ATGTCGGTGACCGAGCAGACGGCTGCGGCGACCGAGGCGCTGGAGGTGTGGATCGACCAGGATCTGTGCACCGGCGACGGAATCTGCGTCCAGTACGCACCGGAGGTCTTCGAGCTGGACATCGACGGCCTCGCCTATGTCAAGGGGCCGGACGACGAACTGCGCCAGCAGCCCGGGGAGAGCGCCCCGGTGCCGCTGACGCTCCTTCAGGACGTGGTGGACTCGGCGAAGGACTGCCCCGGCGACTGCATCCACGTGCGCCGGGCGTCCGACCGGGTCGAGGTGTACGGGCCGGACGCCGAGTAA
- a CDS encoding response regulator: MTIRVLLVDDQPLLRTGFRMILEAESDLVVVGEAGDGQQALDQVRALQPDVVLMDIRMPRMDGVEATRRIAGPGRDGPAKVLVLTTFDLDEYVVEALRAGASGFLLKDVPAEELVQAIRVVADGAAMLAPSITRRLLDMYATKLPSGDEAPPQALGALTERELEVLKLVARGLSNAEIAAELFVSETTVKTHVGHVLTKLQLRDRVQAAVYAYESGLVRPGAL; this comes from the coding sequence GTGACGATCCGAGTGCTGCTGGTCGACGACCAGCCGCTGCTGCGCACCGGTTTCCGGATGATCCTGGAGGCCGAGTCCGACCTGGTGGTGGTCGGTGAGGCCGGCGACGGTCAGCAGGCGCTGGACCAGGTGCGGGCGCTGCAGCCCGACGTGGTGCTGATGGACATCCGGATGCCCAGGATGGACGGCGTCGAGGCGACCCGCCGGATCGCCGGCCCGGGGCGGGACGGCCCGGCCAAGGTGCTGGTGCTGACCACCTTCGACCTGGACGAGTACGTGGTGGAGGCGCTGCGCGCGGGTGCCAGCGGCTTCCTGCTGAAGGACGTGCCGGCCGAGGAGCTGGTGCAGGCGATCCGGGTGGTGGCGGACGGCGCGGCGATGCTGGCTCCGAGCATCACCCGCCGGCTGCTGGACATGTACGCCACCAAGCTGCCCTCGGGCGACGAGGCGCCGCCGCAGGCACTGGGGGCGCTGACCGAGCGCGAGCTGGAGGTGCTGAAGCTGGTGGCGCGCGGGCTGTCGAACGCAGAGATCGCGGCCGAGCTGTTCGTCAGCGAGACCACGGTGAAGACCCACGTCGGCCACGTGCTGACCAAGCTCCAGCTGCGTGACCGGGTGCAGGCCGCGGTGTACGCCTACGAGAGCGGGCTGGTGCGCCCGGGCGCCCTGTAG
- a CDS encoding tRNA (adenine-N1)-methyltransferase: MSEPTGAARRRGPFQVGDQVQLTDPKGRHYTFTLQAGNQFHTHKGAFPHDELIGAPEGTVVRTTGNVPYLALRPLLPDYVLSMPRGAAVIYPKDAGQILAMADIFAGARVVEAGVGSGALSTYLLRAVGEQGMLASYERRQDFADIAKGNVERYFGGSHPAWKLTVGDLQDNLVETDVDRIILDMLAPWECLDVASKALVPGGLICCYVATTTQMSKTVEALRDHGTFTEPQAWETMVRTWHLEGLAVRPDHRMIGHTGFLLTARRLADGVEPPLRRRRPAKGAYGEDYDSGAPEPSLQERAAARKAARAGDTDQPDLG, translated from the coding sequence ATGTCCGAACCGACCGGTGCCGCCCGCCGACGCGGGCCCTTCCAGGTCGGGGACCAGGTCCAGCTGACCGACCCCAAGGGTCGCCACTACACGTTCACGCTCCAGGCCGGGAACCAGTTCCACACCCACAAGGGTGCGTTCCCCCACGACGAGCTGATCGGCGCCCCCGAAGGCACGGTCGTGCGCACCACGGGGAACGTCCCGTACCTCGCGCTGCGCCCCCTGCTCCCCGACTACGTCCTGTCCATGCCGCGCGGCGCCGCCGTGATCTACCCCAAGGACGCGGGGCAGATCCTGGCCATGGCCGACATCTTCGCCGGCGCCCGCGTGGTCGAGGCCGGTGTCGGCTCGGGCGCGCTCAGCACGTACCTGCTGCGCGCCGTCGGCGAGCAGGGCATGCTGGCCTCCTACGAGCGCCGGCAGGACTTCGCCGACATCGCCAAGGGGAACGTCGAGCGCTACTTCGGCGGGTCGCACCCGGCGTGGAAGCTCACCGTCGGCGACCTCCAGGACAACCTGGTCGAGACCGACGTCGACCGCATCATCCTGGACATGCTCGCCCCCTGGGAGTGCCTGGACGTCGCCTCCAAGGCGCTCGTCCCCGGCGGCCTCATCTGCTGCTACGTGGCCACCACCACGCAGATGTCCAAGACCGTCGAGGCGCTGCGCGACCACGGCACCTTCACCGAGCCGCAGGCCTGGGAGACCATGGTCCGCACCTGGCACCTGGAGGGCCTGGCCGTCCGCCCGGACCACCGGATGATCGGCCACACCGGCTTCCTGCTCACCGCCCGCCGCCTGGCGGACGGCGTCGAGCCGCCGCTGCGCCGCCGCCGCCCGGCCAAGGGCGCGTACGGCGAGGACTACGACAGCGGGGCGCCCGAGCCGTCGCTGCAGGAGCGCGCCGCCGCCCGCAAGGCCGCCCGCGCCGGCGACACCGACCAGCCCGACCTGGGCTGA